One window from the genome of Kryptolebias marmoratus isolate JLee-2015 linkage group LG1, ASM164957v2, whole genome shotgun sequence encodes:
- the slc25a3a gene encoding solute carrier family 25 member 3a isoform X2 — protein MYPTALTQLARANPFSAPLFTLQKVEQPQQNLHGGQRTRRLAAAATVDEGDSCEFGSQKYFVLCGFGGILSCGTTHTAVVPLDLVKCRMQVNPDKYKSIGNGFSVTVREDGVRGLAKGWAPTFIGYSMQGLCKFGFYEVFKIFYSDLLGEENTYLWRTSLYLAASASAEFFADIALAPMEAAKVRIQTQPGYANTLRECAPKMFAEEGLWAFYKGVVPLWMRQIPYTMMKFACFERTVEMLYKYVVPKPRSECSKPEQLVVTFVAGYIAGVFCAIVSHPADSVVSVLNKEKGSTAFQVLKRLGPKGVWKGLVARIIMIGTLTALQWFIYDSVKVYFRLPRPPPPEMPESLKKKLGLTD, from the exons ATGTACCCGACCGCCCTGACCCAGCTGGCCCGGGCCAACCCGTTCAGCGCCCCCCTGTTCACCCTCCAGAAGGTGGAACAGCCCCAGCAGAACCTCCACGGCGGTCAGCGGACCCGCAGGCTGGCTGCAGCCGCCACCGTAGACG AGGGAGACAGTTGTGAGTTCGGCTCTCAGAAGTATTTCGTCCTGTGTGGTTTTGGTGGGATTCTGAGCTGTGGtaccacacacacagcagtggtTCCCCTCGATCTGGTCAAATGCAGAATgcag GTGAATCCAGATAAATATAAGAGCATTGGGAACGGCTTCTCAGTGACCGTGAGAGAAGATGGAGTCCGAGGCCTGGCAAAGGGCTGGGCCCCCACCTTTATCGGCTATTCCATGCAGGGACTCTGTAAGTTCGGCTTCTATGAGGTCTTCAAGATCTTCTACAGCGACTTGTTGGGAGAG GAGAACACGTACCTGTGGAGGACATCGCTGTACCTGGCAGCCTCAGCCAGCGCAGAGTTCTTCGCTGACATCGCTCTGGCTCCCATGGAGGCTGCCAAAGTCCGAATCCAGACCCAGCCCGGCTACGCAAACACCCTCAGAGAGTGTGCCCCCAAGATGTTTGCCGAGGAGGGGCTGTGGGC GTTCTATAAGGGTGTGGTTCCCCTGTGGATGAGGCAGATCCCCTACACCATGATGAAGTTTGCCTGCTTTGAGCGAACTGTGGAGATGCTCTACAAATATGTTGTTCCCAAACCTCGAAGCGAGTGCAGCAAACCGGAGCAGCTCGTCGTCACCTTTGTGGCTGGATATATCG CTGGTGTGTTTTGTGCCATTGTGTCCCATCCTGCTGACTCCGTGGTGTCCGTCCTGAACAAAGAGAAGGGCAGCACAGCCTTCCAGGTCCTGAAGAGGCTCGGACCCAAAG gtgtgtggAAGGGTCTGGTTGCTCGTATCATCATGATCGGAACTCTGACCGCCCTGCAGTGGTTCATCTATGACTCTGTCAAGGTCTACTTCCGCCTGCCCCGCCCCCCTCCCCCAGAGATGCCAGAGTCCCTGAAGAAGAAGCTCGGCCTCACAGATTAA
- the slc25a3a gene encoding solute carrier family 25 member 3a isoform X1 gives MYPTALTQLARANPFSAPLFTLQKVEQPQQNLHGGQRTRRLAAAATVDEDVSCEFGSSKYYALCGFGGILSCGITHTAVVPLDLVKCRLQVNPDKYKSIGNGFSVTVREDGVRGLAKGWAPTFIGYSMQGLCKFGFYEVFKIFYSDLLGEENTYLWRTSLYLAASASAEFFADIALAPMEAAKVRIQTQPGYANTLRECAPKMFAEEGLWAFYKGVVPLWMRQIPYTMMKFACFERTVEMLYKYVVPKPRSECSKPEQLVVTFVAGYIAGVFCAIVSHPADSVVSVLNKEKGSTAFQVLKRLGPKGVWKGLVARIIMIGTLTALQWFIYDSVKVYFRLPRPPPPEMPESLKKKLGLTD, from the exons ATGTACCCGACCGCCCTGACCCAGCTGGCCCGGGCCAACCCGTTCAGCGCCCCCCTGTTCACCCTCCAGAAGGTGGAACAGCCCCAGCAGAACCTCCACGGCGGTCAGCGGACCCGCAGGCTGGCTGCAGCCGCCACCGTAGACG AGGATGTCAGCTGTGAGTTTGGCTCCTCAAAGTACTATGCCCTGTGCGGTTTTGGTGGTATCCTGAGCTGTGGCATCACACACACCGCAGTGGTACCGCTCGACCTGGTCAAGTGCCGCTTACAG GTGAATCCAGATAAATATAAGAGCATTGGGAACGGCTTCTCAGTGACCGTGAGAGAAGATGGAGTCCGAGGCCTGGCAAAGGGCTGGGCCCCCACCTTTATCGGCTATTCCATGCAGGGACTCTGTAAGTTCGGCTTCTATGAGGTCTTCAAGATCTTCTACAGCGACTTGTTGGGAGAG GAGAACACGTACCTGTGGAGGACATCGCTGTACCTGGCAGCCTCAGCCAGCGCAGAGTTCTTCGCTGACATCGCTCTGGCTCCCATGGAGGCTGCCAAAGTCCGAATCCAGACCCAGCCCGGCTACGCAAACACCCTCAGAGAGTGTGCCCCCAAGATGTTTGCCGAGGAGGGGCTGTGGGC GTTCTATAAGGGTGTGGTTCCCCTGTGGATGAGGCAGATCCCCTACACCATGATGAAGTTTGCCTGCTTTGAGCGAACTGTGGAGATGCTCTACAAATATGTTGTTCCCAAACCTCGAAGCGAGTGCAGCAAACCGGAGCAGCTCGTCGTCACCTTTGTGGCTGGATATATCG CTGGTGTGTTTTGTGCCATTGTGTCCCATCCTGCTGACTCCGTGGTGTCCGTCCTGAACAAAGAGAAGGGCAGCACAGCCTTCCAGGTCCTGAAGAGGCTCGGACCCAAAG gtgtgtggAAGGGTCTGGTTGCTCGTATCATCATGATCGGAACTCTGACCGCCCTGCAGTGGTTCATCTATGACTCTGTCAAGGTCTACTTCCGCCTGCCCCGCCCCCCTCCCCCAGAGATGCCAGAGTCCCTGAAGAAGAAGCTCGGCCTCACAGATTAA